Proteins co-encoded in one Leptospira dzoumogneensis genomic window:
- a CDS encoding phosphatidylinositol phospholipase, translating into MAVKIKRTSFQRLLNAMKKVTSEVNDHEILRRLETLMVTSKEDLNQTVVRSLLENPLDFDPKSVPEPYAQYVRHFVYMVKRNKKMGLDVNFDASAIESKKDKKKLAAPKKSAPAKKQAPARKRA; encoded by the coding sequence ATGGCCGTGAAGATCAAACGAACCTCTTTTCAGAGGCTTCTGAATGCGATGAAGAAAGTCACTAGCGAGGTGAACGATCACGAAATTCTTCGCAGATTAGAAACTCTCATGGTCACTAGCAAAGAAGATCTGAACCAAACTGTGGTCCGCTCTCTTTTAGAAAATCCTTTAGACTTCGATCCCAAATCTGTGCCTGAACCTTACGCACAGTACGTTAGACATTTCGTATATATGGTGAAACGAAATAAGAAAATGGGATTGGATGTGAACTTCGATGCAAGCGCTATCGAATCAAAAAAAGATAAGAAGAAGTTAGCTGCCCCTAAAAAATCCGCTCCGGCCAAAAAACAAGCCCCCGCTCGCAAAAGAGCCTAA
- a CDS encoding discoidin domain-containing protein, translating into MNEESIRISHPRQVKVNEIKTKGTFEFKEGGLRSYSEQLDHPGVGVLTLVLNPGSSFNQIKLHQSEQSGTFFPDSFKFEISLDGKVWEPILQETGFRRLNKKVGQWNFSLVRANFLKLVSKVSEKEGAKFKVSIGALEVGISGVTKLEVSSEKDRFWVKENLIDERPDYGWSSAESNQPKEEFFLMDLGSISRVNELRVLSPKDGHLHFPETFTVYYSEDDLTWNQLLEENQFLSELGTWYQWRFLPTNIRFLKFVSRPRKIQNKEKYSTSIVEVELYAAPYLSELTHKPTAEPLPYATVLRSGLVRLAIDGETSEGAAVQANDRRLRDGSTEYKGIVELASDGEDKEGVVVQGNDRRLKHSTEASYGLVRLAANGENRADRVVQGNDDRLKPSSTQSFGIVELAENGETKEGTVVQGNDDRLKHATNQKFGLVQLAPPGDASPGKVVTSDDPRLRHATTESPGILRFASNGEESADAAVQGNDKRLKISTPQSYGIVKLARSGETKEGAVVQGDDERLRNASTEYPGIVTVAPKGKSIPGHVVSSDDPRLSDARQPLSHTHDYAPKEHDFSSHTGYLRLKGSVEAPYANISPPPENAGLAYARNESEKGAGIVGSGRFSGILGFGEKFGVRGDSASGEKESAGILGLAKRGFGGWFHSRSGHALYASGKGIPSLNETGSGKAILAEGDSDFLGTVYLQTGKGTDCIAKFFPVQSSDVIAEGDLLAMGEDGKLHKSRQPNATNIVGVAVKSAALVLGDKPQAEGQWLVAIAGVVLANVEAQSYPVQPGDLLCSGLTGGHAVRVAPENLKPGALVAKSLGLQRNGRGPIQVLLCCS; encoded by the coding sequence ATGAATGAAGAATCCATCCGGATCAGCCATCCTCGACAAGTTAAAGTAAACGAAATCAAGACCAAAGGTACGTTCGAATTTAAGGAAGGAGGGCTTCGCTCTTATTCCGAGCAGTTGGACCATCCGGGTGTCGGGGTCTTAACATTAGTTTTAAATCCAGGCTCTAGTTTTAATCAGATCAAGTTACATCAATCGGAACAATCCGGCACATTCTTCCCTGACTCTTTTAAATTCGAAATTTCTTTGGATGGAAAAGTTTGGGAGCCGATCCTGCAAGAAACCGGTTTCAGAAGATTGAATAAGAAAGTGGGACAATGGAACTTCTCCTTGGTCCGAGCCAACTTTCTAAAATTGGTCAGTAAGGTTTCCGAAAAAGAAGGAGCCAAATTTAAAGTTTCTATCGGAGCTTTAGAAGTCGGGATCTCGGGAGTCACTAAATTAGAAGTGAGTTCCGAAAAAGATAGATTCTGGGTAAAAGAAAATCTGATCGATGAAAGGCCTGATTACGGTTGGTCTTCTGCGGAATCCAATCAACCTAAGGAAGAATTTTTCTTAATGGATCTTGGTTCGATCAGCAGGGTGAATGAACTGAGAGTTCTTTCGCCGAAAGATGGTCATTTACATTTTCCGGAAACTTTTACCGTATATTACAGCGAAGACGATCTGACCTGGAATCAGCTTTTGGAAGAGAACCAATTCTTATCCGAATTGGGAACTTGGTACCAGTGGAGATTTTTACCTACGAATATTCGTTTTTTGAAATTCGTTTCCCGCCCTCGTAAGATCCAGAACAAAGAAAAATATTCTACAAGTATAGTCGAAGTGGAATTATATGCGGCTCCCTACTTAAGCGAGCTGACTCATAAGCCTACTGCGGAACCTCTCCCCTATGCTACTGTTTTAAGATCAGGTTTGGTCCGACTCGCAATTGACGGAGAAACTTCCGAAGGTGCCGCAGTTCAGGCAAATGACAGAAGGTTGAGAGACGGCTCTACGGAGTATAAAGGTATCGTAGAACTTGCTTCCGATGGAGAAGACAAAGAAGGTGTTGTTGTACAAGGGAATGACAGAAGATTAAAACATTCTACCGAGGCTTCTTATGGCCTGGTGCGCTTAGCTGCGAACGGCGAAAATCGGGCAGATAGAGTCGTGCAAGGGAATGATGATCGTTTAAAACCTTCTTCTACCCAAAGTTTTGGTATCGTGGAACTTGCGGAGAATGGTGAGACCAAAGAAGGTACTGTCGTTCAGGGAAATGACGATCGTTTAAAACATGCGACCAACCAAAAATTCGGTTTGGTGCAGTTGGCTCCACCTGGTGACGCAAGTCCAGGAAAAGTGGTCACTTCCGATGATCCTAGGCTAAGACATGCTACTACGGAAAGTCCTGGTATTTTAAGATTCGCTTCCAATGGAGAAGAGTCTGCGGATGCTGCAGTACAGGGAAATGATAAAAGATTAAAAATTTCCACTCCTCAATCTTACGGGATCGTGAAACTGGCTCGTTCCGGGGAAACAAAAGAAGGCGCGGTTGTTCAAGGCGACGACGAAAGATTGCGTAACGCGAGCACCGAATATCCAGGGATCGTAACGGTTGCTCCTAAAGGAAAATCCATCCCTGGTCATGTGGTTTCTTCCGATGATCCTAGATTGTCGGATGCGAGACAGCCTCTTTCTCACACCCATGATTACGCTCCTAAAGAGCATGATTTCAGTTCTCATACCGGATATTTGAGATTAAAAGGTTCTGTAGAAGCTCCTTATGCGAATATCTCCCCTCCTCCTGAAAATGCAGGACTCGCTTATGCAAGAAATGAGAGCGAAAAAGGAGCAGGTATCGTAGGTTCCGGTAGATTCTCCGGGATCCTAGGCTTCGGTGAAAAATTCGGAGTTCGCGGTGATAGCGCTTCCGGAGAAAAAGAATCCGCCGGTATTTTGGGTCTTGCCAAAAGAGGATTCGGTGGATGGTTCCATTCTAGATCCGGCCATGCTTTGTATGCGAGTGGAAAAGGGATCCCGAGTCTGAACGAAACAGGTTCGGGCAAAGCGATCTTGGCTGAAGGTGATTCTGATTTCTTAGGAACGGTATATCTTCAAACAGGAAAAGGTACGGATTGTATCGCTAAATTTTTCCCTGTGCAGTCTTCCGATGTGATTGCGGAAGGAGATCTTCTTGCAATGGGAGAAGATGGTAAACTTCATAAATCCAGGCAACCAAACGCTACCAATATAGTAGGTGTCGCAGTAAAATCCGCGGCATTAGTTTTGGGAGATAAACCCCAGGCGGAAGGACAGTGGCTGGTTGCAATCGCGGGCGTGGTACTTGCGAATGTAGAGGCCCAATCTTATCCTGTACAACCTGGCGACTTATTATGTTCTGGTCTTACCGGAGGCCATGCGGTCAGAGTTGCTCCTGAAAATTTAAAACCTGGAGCGCTTGTGGCAAAATCTCTGGGCTTACAAAGAAACGGCAGAGGGCCTATCCAAGTCCTTCTCTGCTGCAGTTGA
- a CDS encoding ParB/RepB/Spo0J family partition protein has translation MSSKSKRLGSLADVFQAEKLEGTIRKIRLDKIRPSESQPRQERKKGVEELAQSLDKDGLLQPILVTKKADEEFYTIIAGERRFHAASLLKWPEVECKILDKDAKETFRLAIIENLQRENLSPYEEIEAMTHLKTSFSYTDLELGNLFGKSRSYMTELLGISSLSKEDLKVCKDAGIESKNLLVQAASAAKKGTLKDFLEKFNSGELKTVKDAKTFNRAEEGGLFSPGQIGTKIGSEKSVASPYPYKIVKKGTSVIISTEDENFLSELHKFVKKEISKKFGK, from the coding sequence ATGAGCTCAAAAAGTAAAAGACTAGGCTCTCTCGCAGATGTTTTCCAGGCGGAAAAATTAGAAGGCACGATCCGCAAGATCCGCCTGGACAAGATCCGTCCTTCCGAAAGCCAGCCAAGACAAGAGAGAAAAAAAGGTGTAGAAGAACTTGCCCAGAGTTTGGACAAGGACGGACTTCTCCAGCCTATCCTAGTCACCAAAAAAGCGGATGAGGAATTTTACACCATCATCGCCGGAGAGAGAAGATTCCATGCGGCTAGCCTTCTCAAATGGCCGGAAGTAGAATGTAAAATTTTAGACAAGGACGCAAAGGAAACTTTCCGCCTAGCAATTATAGAAAACCTTCAAAGAGAAAATTTATCTCCTTATGAAGAGATAGAGGCAATGACCCATCTCAAAACTTCTTTCTCTTATACTGACCTGGAACTAGGAAACCTATTCGGAAAAAGTAGAAGTTATATGACTGAACTTTTAGGAATTTCCTCTCTTTCCAAAGAAGACCTGAAGGTTTGTAAAGACGCAGGAATAGAATCCAAAAACCTTTTAGTACAAGCGGCCTCCGCTGCCAAAAAAGGTACCCTAAAAGATTTTCTAGAAAAATTCAATTCAGGCGAATTAAAAACAGTAAAAGACGCAAAAACTTTCAACAGAGCGGAAGAAGGAGGATTATTTTCCCCAGGGCAGATCGGAACTAAAATTGGATCCGAAAAATCTGTAGCTTCTCCCTACCCTTATAAGATCGTAAAAAAAGGTACAAGCGTCATCATTTCTACCGAAGATGAAAATTTTCTTTCAGAACTCCATAAATTCGTTAAGAAAGAAATTTCTAAAAAATTCGGGAAATAA
- a CDS encoding helix-turn-helix domain-containing protein codes for MTPCLILNIFPSMLSAPEEFIWGNPNPKELRILLPLAFPECLRLIDGLAGLATLVSESDPSSLEEAGSWGYGEDGFFYPFLTKGSQIRSRLEGSKSPFFLSRSEEVELFRDDSLGCLLSPVLLDGRMFGFFLIELPNRAEEKQILLLHLLCQKVARLLKKESEPSTVYKLSEDTNSDPLGELIFRLGNGKNSQLEKFKESGSICISGPASSGKKTLAKWIQKREFPGRPILTVSILPEQASKLEKALVDWEKMAESGTLILENSQNYSLAQQRILFEYSQRKSGKSRLIFLENPGKKSTEEFLYFRSLLAENKLELPAWKDWAKSDKIAVVRPIFREVCELHGRPDLALSEDAIESLVGGSSCQNLEDLRNAIEEAVLNSGSGEIRNSDLKKEGSKGISLPDPEDLDLRKAVEAVERQKILLADKLFGGNQIRMAKALGISRGSLQYKLKNLGLG; via the coding sequence TTGACACCATGCTTAATTTTAAACATTTTCCCTTCTATGCTATCCGCTCCGGAAGAATTTATATGGGGGAATCCAAATCCTAAAGAACTTAGGATATTGCTGCCTCTTGCATTTCCGGAATGTTTAAGATTAATCGATGGCCTGGCTGGACTCGCCACTTTGGTCTCCGAATCGGATCCTTCTTCCTTGGAGGAGGCGGGTTCCTGGGGATATGGGGAAGATGGATTCTTCTATCCTTTCCTAACCAAGGGTTCTCAGATCAGAAGCCGTTTAGAAGGAAGCAAATCTCCATTCTTCTTGTCCAGATCGGAAGAAGTGGAACTGTTCCGAGACGATTCCCTGGGATGTTTATTGTCCCCGGTTTTGTTAGATGGAAGAATGTTCGGATTTTTCCTGATAGAGCTTCCAAACCGGGCGGAAGAAAAACAAATTTTACTCTTACATTTACTCTGCCAGAAGGTGGCCCGGCTTTTGAAAAAAGAATCGGAACCTTCTACCGTTTATAAACTTTCCGAGGACACAAATTCAGATCCATTGGGGGAGCTGATTTTCAGATTGGGGAATGGCAAAAATTCCCAGCTAGAAAAATTCAAAGAATCCGGGAGCATTTGTATTTCCGGTCCTGCGTCTTCCGGAAAAAAAACTCTAGCAAAATGGATCCAAAAAAGGGAGTTTCCAGGCAGGCCGATTTTGACTGTTTCCATCCTCCCGGAACAGGCATCCAAATTAGAAAAAGCACTGGTCGATTGGGAAAAAATGGCCGAGTCTGGGACTTTAATTTTAGAAAATTCGCAGAACTATTCTTTGGCCCAACAAAGGATCTTGTTCGAATATTCTCAGAGAAAGTCGGGAAAATCCCGTCTCATTTTTTTAGAAAACCCAGGCAAAAAATCAACGGAAGAGTTTTTATATTTTCGTTCTCTTTTAGCCGAAAATAAGTTAGAATTACCTGCCTGGAAAGACTGGGCGAAATCGGATAAAATTGCGGTAGTCCGGCCGATTTTCAGGGAGGTCTGCGAGCTGCATGGCCGTCCTGATTTGGCACTTTCCGAGGACGCGATTGAATCTTTGGTAGGAGGGAGTTCCTGCCAAAATTTAGAAGATCTTCGGAATGCGATTGAAGAGGCAGTTTTAAATTCCGGCTCGGGAGAGATCCGAAATTCGGACCTTAAAAAAGAAGGTTCAAAAGGGATTTCTCTTCCGGATCCGGAGGATCTGGATTTGCGAAAAGCTGTGGAAGCCGTGGAGCGCCAAAAAATTCTTTTGGCGGATAAATTGTTCGGCGGCAACCAAATACGAATGGCAAAGGCCTTGGGAATTTCCAGGGGATCCTTGCAGTATAAATTAAAAAACCTAGGTTTGGGTTAA
- a CDS encoding ParA family protein: MIVVSIANQKGGEGKTTTSLNLAWGLARRGKKTLLIDIDPQANSTGIFLNPEGLEKSMHNIFQSKAKIREVMVKTEVENLNIAPSRLTLAEAETIAAIVDAPYILRDALADLEKEMDFCVIDCPPSLSIFTINALVASNYVIIPLQAEKFSVDGILGLQQTITSIKKRINPSLEIMGALVTQLKPQTLLTKTIIPVLTKYFRIFDNSISDGVAVGESHLARKSVYEYNKSSRQAQEYEGFIEEFLNELKK; the protein is encoded by the coding sequence ATGATTGTAGTATCTATCGCAAACCAAAAGGGAGGAGAAGGTAAAACCACTACCTCCCTGAATTTAGCCTGGGGTCTCGCCAGAAGAGGTAAAAAAACTCTGCTGATCGACATAGATCCTCAGGCAAATTCTACAGGGATTTTCCTAAATCCGGAAGGGTTAGAAAAATCCATGCATAATATTTTCCAATCCAAAGCGAAGATTAGAGAAGTTATGGTGAAGACAGAAGTGGAAAATTTGAACATCGCTCCTTCTCGCCTGACCCTTGCGGAAGCGGAAACAATTGCAGCCATCGTAGACGCGCCTTATATTTTGAGAGACGCTCTTGCTGACCTCGAAAAGGAAATGGATTTTTGCGTGATCGATTGCCCGCCTAGCCTTTCTATTTTTACCATCAACGCACTTGTTGCTTCCAACTATGTGATCATTCCTCTCCAGGCGGAAAAGTTTTCCGTGGATGGAATTTTGGGACTCCAACAAACAATTACTAGCATTAAAAAAAGGATCAACCCTAGCCTGGAAATTATGGGAGCACTGGTCACCCAACTCAAACCTCAAACACTTCTTACTAAAACGATCATTCCGGTCCTTACGAAATATTTCAGAATTTTTGATAATAGTATCTCGGACGGTGTGGCAGTGGGAGAATCTCACCTGGCAAGAAAATCAGTCTATGAGTACAATAAATCCAGCCGCCAGGCTCAGGAATACGAAGGCTTTATTGAGGAATTTTTGAATGAGCTCAAAAAGTAA
- a CDS encoding helix-turn-helix domain-containing protein, with product MGEHFPYIKFLSDIIDSGVWATLSPAAKTLYLVLLKFSDQTFKPVWPSNESLIRLTGLKTKKSINEGKKDLVRAGLLQFVPGTGHKNSTYYFCFNYPGSRIPPQGVIFGNPGGGLGSAPGVLAGSPEGGQTGNPNNINITIHNTQNQKPSLEKKDLSLDSLRERYGDGILSEATEIAKAQGLGDNLHYIRGICKNLSGTRRPNFEHTSPVQSQGPGHSSGKEASWNGFLEWCKGNLSRSSVEVLEKLQVEPDGKTLLVKDPLPETLRMIITKYFTDKIHPSILVIFSAKAEENRIHV from the coding sequence ATGGGCGAGCATTTTCCATATATAAAATTCCTCTCGGACATCATCGATTCCGGGGTTTGGGCCACTTTATCCCCAGCCGCAAAGACTCTTTATCTCGTCCTGCTTAAATTTAGTGACCAGACTTTTAAGCCAGTCTGGCCTAGTAACGAAAGCTTGATCCGGCTCACCGGCTTAAAAACTAAAAAATCAATCAACGAAGGAAAAAAAGACCTAGTAAGAGCAGGCCTTCTTCAATTTGTTCCTGGGACCGGGCATAAGAACTCCACTTATTATTTTTGCTTCAATTACCCCGGTTCCAGAATTCCACCCCAGGGGGTTATTTTTGGAAACCCCGGAGGTGGACTGGGATCGGCCCCAGGGGTGTTGGCGGGTAGCCCCGAGGGGGGTCAAACTGGAAACCCAAACAATATAAATATAACCATCCATAATACCCAAAACCAAAAACCTAGTTTGGAAAAGAAAGATTTGAGTTTAGATTCTTTAAGAGAACGTTACGGAGATGGTATCCTGTCCGAAGCAACGGAAATTGCGAAGGCACAAGGACTAGGAGATAATTTACATTATATTCGAGGTATTTGCAAAAATCTGTCCGGAACCAGACGGCCGAATTTTGAGCATACCTCCCCCGTCCAGTCTCAAGGCCCGGGACATTCTTCAGGAAAAGAAGCTTCTTGGAACGGATTTCTAGAATGGTGTAAGGGGAATCTTTCTAGAAGCAGCGTGGAAGTATTGGAGAAACTTCAGGTAGAACCGGACGGTAAGACTCTTTTGGTGAAGGATCCGCTTCCTGAGACACTTAGGATGATCATTACAAAGTACTTCACAGACAAAATCCACCCCTCGATACTGGTTATATTTTCTGCAAAAGCCGAAGAAAACCGGATACATGTATAA